In Hevea brasiliensis isolate MT/VB/25A 57/8 chromosome 13, ASM3005281v1, whole genome shotgun sequence, a single genomic region encodes these proteins:
- the LOC110649286 gene encoding transcription factor bHLH30, whose protein sequence is MCGFKEEDQGECSQTIHNFQGYQEQLLLQHHQQMQQQQQQQSNDIYGGARGSGLIFPEVSPILPWSLPPVHSFNPDHFSSHPVRDHDQFLIPPPVPSSYGSLFNRRAPALQFAYDGSSSDHLRIISETLGPVVQPGSAPFGLQAELGKMTAQEIMDAKALAASKSHSEAERRRRERINNHLAKLRSLLPSTTKTDKASLLAEVIQHVKELKRQTSLIAETSPVPTEIDELTLDTSDEDGKFVIKASLCCEDRSDLLPDLIKSLKALRLRTLKAEITTLGGRVKNVLFITGEEDSSSNSNEQQQQQQLPYSISSIQEALKAVMEKTGGDVSSSGSVKRQRTNINILEQQQHRSL, encoded by the exons ATGTGTGGATTCAAAGAAGAAGATCAGGGAGAGTGTTCTCAAACCATCCATAACTTCCAAGGCTACCAAGAACAGTTACTTCTCCAACATCACCAACAAATGCAACAGCAACAACAGCAGCAAAGCAATGACATCTATGGAGGAGCTAGAGGATCCGGGTTGATTTTTCCTGAAGTTTCACCAATCTTACCATGGTCTCTTCCTCCAGTCCACTCTTTCAACCCGGACCACTTCTCCTCTCACCCTGTTCGTGACCACGACCAATTTCTTATCCCTCCTCCAGTACCATCATCATATGGGAGTCTCTTCAACAGAAGAGCTCCTGCCCTGCAGTTTGCATATGATGGTTCGTCAAGTGATCATCTTAGAATCATATCTGAAACTCTTGGACCGGTGGTCCAACCCGGTTCAGCTCCCTTTGGGTTGCAAGCTGAGCTGGGGAAGATGACTGCTCAAGAAATAATGGATGCTAAGGCTCTTGCTGCTTCAAAGAGTCACAGTGAGGCCGAGAGGAGGAGAAGAGAGAGAATCAACAACCATCTTGCAAAGCTACGTAGCCTATTACCAAGCACAACCAAG ACGGACAAAGCTTCACTGCTTGCAGAGGTTATCCAACACGTTAAAGAGCTAAAACGTCAGACTTCTTTGATCGCCGAAACAAGTCCAGTACCTACAGAAATTGATGAGCTAACATTGGATACATCCGATGAAGATGGTAAATTTGTGATCAAAGCTTCACTTTGCTGCGAAGACAGGTCTGATCTTTTGCCTGACCTAATAAAGTCCTTGAAAGCGTTACGCTTAAGAACACTAAAAGCTGAGATTACAACACTTGGTGGGCGTGTGAAGAATGTTTTGTTCATCACTGGAGAAGAAGATTCTTCAAGTAACAGCAATGAGCAGCAACAGCAGCAGCAACTACCATATTCTATAAGTTCCATCCAAGAAGCATTGAAAGCTGTTATGGAGAAGACCGGCGGTGATGTGTCTTCTTCAGGGAGTGTTAAGAGACAAAGAACCAATATCAATATCCTTGAACAACAACAACACAGGTCTCTATAA